In Ciona intestinalis unplaced genomic scaffold, KH HT000128.1, whole genome shotgun sequence, the sequence acctaaaaagtggtaaactgtaagcgttaacctaccaaataactaaattgACCtgataaacttgaatagttcgtgtagtttttaaaataaacagcttaaACCTTCGAAAACTACCATGCGCCTTTCTTTTACAATAGAGACCAAGcaaaatggggacggagttggcggtcacgtgaatagaaaaaagaatatatcacgattttgggcagttgcgcgttctaatcttttttatttctgtggctttgacgggcgttttataaagtcgtgataatactgtcgattAATTCTGTATCCCTATTTTcttgattattattaaatggggatccgtaaaaaaaaaattaaaaagtctcgtccgacaaagtgtcccatcttcccccatcctactatgttacttaaattaggaataaaatacttacaaacaacagtttaaaaagaaagaagcaGATCCGGTTTGTAGTATATAATATCCCACAAATTCCGTCAATTGTTTtttccatcttgccccactttTTTTGCAGGTGTTTATAGCTGAACTTTTAAAGGTTTGTTAATaagttatttatacattttggGTAATTGAATTATAATATAGATTAAAGTATCACACCAATGGGCAAGATAAACGGATCTAGATTCCAAAGCaggtattattatttattgttgtttaagtgtattcctaataataaatttattattggtTAAAATGAACAACGCTTTTATACTATCCCATCATTGCCCGCCTGTTTGCGATTCGCTAATTGACTGCTTGTGAGTTTTAGTATAATTTTTGATGTgctgtcaattaataaaggtaagATAATAAAAAGTCATGATATCACCCAAAAAGCATAGGTATCATGATTTTTGAAACAGTGGTCAATATGTGCTTTAGTGTAGTATTATACCACGCCTTTTGCTGTATTTGAGAAAATCGGTAGGGTTTAATGTGGCTCACATTAGGGTTGCAACTATTACAATAACgttttaatattgtatgtaTAGTTTACATGgtaaagaaataacaaaacttattaaatTATGTAGCACAAGAATTTTGTTGCACCCCAGACCCCTTCAGCTTTGTTCACTTAAAATCGTTCTGATTTATAGAAGTGGAATTCGTTATATTGCgccttatgttttaaaacatatttcgtTAAAACATATGACATAGTTCTTAAAAAATTAGTATAACCATATTAGTTAAAATTGACAGTAGCCCagaaatattggaaaaaaaaacttattttattgtgCAGATTCTACGAAATAAACGTCTTGCGCCGATAAGTTTAACTGCGTTGATCACAATTTTGCTGGCGTCTGCTTCTGCCATGATTATACACGGAGGACAACTTGGTTTAGCCTTTCCTGGTTCGTGTCTTATTTGCCTAATCCTTCCTACGACGTTGGTGATAAGTTTTGATGCATGCTGGGTTATTTTTCGCTTCCAggaaaatacagttttttttaatctattacCGGGAATCGTAGCTTGGTTCACTGGCCTCGGTTTCACTCTTCTCCATATAGCATTCATTCTGTTTATCAATCCAAAGATTTCTCTCATATTTTTTGGAAGAATGGATGTGATTCTTGGTTTAAAAATCGCGCTTGTTAGCTCTGCATCTATTTTATCAATCTTGATTGATACCAGACTGCATCCAAAGCAGATGAGTCCTTCTATTACCAACAAACTTGCTCCTTCCTCTTGTTCCGAGTATATCAAAGGAAAATGTCGGAATAACATCAAACCAGTAATTATCGTCGCAATcacattatttgttttgtgcGTTGGATTGGCTGTTGGTACAAGCCTTTCTTCCCATCAATGTCAGATCCAACACCAGGAGACGATGAAACAATTTACAAAGCGCGAATATCCAAGATTTAGTCAAGACACGCTGATTGTGACATCCTGGAACGTTCAGTTCGGCCACGATTTAAACGGGCGGGATAACCTGCCATGTATTTACACTATTCTTAACAAGATGCAGCCAGATATTATTGGCCTTCAAGAATCGGATGCGCTTCCCGCATATTGGGGAGGAAAAGATATACTGGCATATTTGAAAAATTCACTTGATGGAATGAAGGAATATCCTGGTGTTCATCCattaaaatcaagtttggGCGTTGGGATACTTACCAAACGTAACGTCATAAATCACACAGCACATATACTACCTTCAGATAAAAAGAATAGAAAATTGCCGCACTATACCATGACACATACTGAGTTCCGTCTTAATACCAGCACTACGTCAAATCTGACTCTTCacgtttttaatttacatggAGTCTTTAAAAATTGGACGAGTCCTCCACTCTCAAACATGTCTCGTATTCAACTCGAGTGGATTGCGGATGAAGTGCGCAAGCTAGACACTTATGTCCCAGTGATAGTAATGGGCGATTTTAATCTGAACCCATTTGAACCAGAACTGAATATTTTGAGAACCGATCTAGATCTTAAATGTTCTGTTCATTTCGGAATGGATCCACATTTGTATGAATCAACTTTGTTGAACCGTTTTGCTGTGGTTGACCATATATTTTATCGAGGGCTTCGACTACTTGACAGTCATACTTTAAATGAAACAGGAACAATTTCCGACCACCATCCTGTATATGCTCGATTCTCTTTATTAAGttgaacaaatgttttttgttttgctatAATAGGCGCCAAGAATCAACCATTTCGAAGTGTTAATGGCCTTTGTACAGAATACATCCACTTCCACTGTGAACTTTACTTGATCCGCGGGTTACTTAGAATGTTGCAGTAAATTGCGATTTAATAAGTTGCAGGagatgttttatttgcttttaatcTAAAACCTAACGTATTTTTACGTAGTGCGACTTTGATAATTACTTTTCatgtagttttaatattttattttactgttacttttaaaattgttttttaaaattctgacaaaatatctaaataatgaaaaaggTCTGAGTAATATGCTCTATATGTAAGCGGGCAGCAATAGATAATAAACATCTGTACTCTGGATCAGATATGTTCACGACTGCACTCTAATAGATTATAATCATGTCCAAGTTAACACATACATATTAAGTGTATAGttgggtggtggaagatgggacactttgtcagacgagactttttttttaatttttattttacggactccatttaataataatcaggaaaataagattaaagaattattcgacagtattatcacgactttataaaacgcccgtcaaagctgattactgttttatatattaaaataatagtaaggtgctattttttaatgaaataataaagtgctattttttaatgctcgctaaatcatagtatttgcgtgtgcgaacgattaaactagttccatagcttcataaaacaaccttgaatactTCGTACAGTCGATTTTGTTtcctaaaactagttttagttttgtaaaaaaaacactgagatagcatgaagaaaataggcatgggtcaatataactttaatttgagataaaaacaacaacaaaaatatcggtttaacgttatatatgtgaagtttacatgacaaagaaactagcacagcctgttaaactcggtaggtttactacaagttgcagtatactgctaatgtaaatatatttcaatttagagtcccatcttcccccacattgtagttttgtatgttttcattgccaaacttttaaaggtttgcttttaatttagtaatttaaacctcaggagatattcaactataagatactggcATGGGCGTCGCCAAGGGGGGGGGAGGGGGCAGCTGAGGGGCCGTGCCCCGCATACGACCATTCACTACAAAGCTTACTTTGTCGCCAACAAAATAGTAGAATACAGTCGGCCGCCGCGGCACAATGGTAGCGCGTCCGCGTTTCAAAAAGTAGAAGATTACGGTTTCAAGGCAAGTCGCTCCTTTTTTTTAAGGCAAGTCGctcccaaagttagtatagaccaagttaggaaacgtcgctcgtgtccgccattacggagcccacagagcgttaaccgcctatacaaatgcatggtcggcatgtgttcatttagttcttgtaagcgatacaaagctagaaaacacgtatagcggatgttttaacatttaaaatataatttataatataaatcttgtaatataatataaaatctaggaattaatgtggagtaaattaatattttgactggttttcggcgtacagtgtggtttaacagggtactttacgttggcgattaagactagcagcaatcagcttagtttacataatagtatatgatcatacctacgaatctacagagccattatatactacatttataatccaacatgagcggacatgcagctccaaactgcttaagtactagcagataaggtgttcgcgttttccgatttcataaagacccggaacgcCGAAAAGGTAGCTTATTAATTCacgcagaggaccaaaaatagtaactcagtattgttttcgtcaatgtcacttcgatattaggcaaattttacaaagataccttaagtttcgttgccgggtatacgtgttaagtttgtgagccaaaaagtaaaatcacggcaatttacatgcaaaagtgcagctagatacaccagtttatggtaatgttatgcgtttttgtttgtatttttatattttaaacatgttcttttatgtttttggttagtaaacttgatattttctgtttttttctctttaatcgattgagtgttcaataaaagttgattatttttgtgaggtttattattgtgataagatataacattagtagaaatccatttttacgcgcagaagtgcttggttttaaaataatcgcaatatataaatgaaaaacagcacccagcaatgataaaatgctatgccgtgggctccgtaatggtgacgactatgacgtcatagacgcgagacaatggataacaagactctttgttttacaatccgtttcctaacttggtctatactaactttggtcgcTCCTACCGTTGAGGACGTTTGGGTTTATgccatggcgccctctataagaGAGGGCAGATATAGAGGACGCCATGGTTTATGCGCAAGACACCCAACATAAATTTCTCGAAATCAGTACAAacaaaatcacccacaaagttataactCGTAGCTTGGGGCAAGcagtataaaacataaaatccgTCTAACGACATCAGTTTTCCGACCACgttaagtttatttacatttaacgTTTTGATTTGCTTATTTATCAAAACTGCAACAATAAATGATAAACCTCTGATAGGCCGGGTGTTTCGCAAGTGACGTgatttacaactttgaaatttgatttttttaaacgttcacCACGGGCCGGACTCGTTAAAAATGTTGTGAAAACTAATGTAAATCCATTTTTAAACCTTAGTTAAATTCATATAGAAAAAACAGCAAGGCCCATTTAACACAGCCGGTGGGGCGTAGAGCGTTGGATGTTTAATCCAACGGTCAAGTATTTCCTTATGTTACTATGCTCTTGGTGCATTCAATGTAAGAAAATATCGtagcaaaacaaaacaataacccgGCCGGTTAGCTTAGTCGGTGACGGGCAAAGGTTCAAATCCTTTATTAGGATTATTTTATCAAAGTTATCAACGTTAGTTAATGtcatatgaaaaaaaataacccgGTTAGCTCAGTTGATGGAGTGatgtacttttaattttacggACAAGAGTTTTAGTCCCTTATACggattattttttggtattaTGCTGTTGTTGCATTTAATTTCAATTCAACGTTATATAAAGTCGTGTTGCATCAATGGCCTATCTCGGTTAGCTAAACTGGTGAAGTGTTGAACGTTTATTTCTACGGCCGCTGGTTCATGTCCCGTTTTGAATGTATGTTATCAAAGTtagttaatataatataaaaaaaacaacagcagtGCCAGTTAACGCGGTCGGTAGAACGTTCAACTTTAAATCCAACGGTCATAGGTGCAAGTCCGTTTTAGGGCTGTGGTTATGTTTACATTTGATTGGTGCTTTGAAACTCTATACAAAGTAAGTTCATTTCGAAGGTGCTGTCGAAGGGTTATACAACAGCACAGCTCGGTTAGCTTAGTCGGTGGATCGTTGACTTTTAATCCTATGGTCAAGTGTTCAAGACGCTTATCGTGAATGTTGATACGTCGCTGGTGTTTTTAAACTCAGTTTAACCATTATATAGGCCATATGCTAATGTCTTACCGAAACAACGGCAGGGCACTGTTACGTGTTTGAGGTGTTTGGTCCGGAACTTTGCCCTATAACGGCCAATCGCGGAGCCTGCCTGTCGTAGTCTGCTCTAAACTAAAACAACTGTATGAAATCGTATATcgttaaataaaagcaaatataaaaacagacgttctaaaatataaaagtggcAATGACCGATAAACAAGTTAGCGTACACAGGTACAATTGTAACTACTAAGAACAACcgtattttgtaaaacgaCTCAAATGACACTTCGCACAATCTCTAATACAATTACACAACCTTTCAACAACACGATACAACGAGAACTACCCCAACAAGCGAATCGAaacgaaaaatagaaaacgCGCAAATTACTTCAATCAGCCCAACGGCACAGAAAACGCCGAGACTTAAACATGtgaacaatcaaagaaaccAAGCGTGACAACAGTGAACAAAAGTGAAACAGtgataagaaaaaaacaataaaaacagacAATGAAATCGACAAATTAAACATCGCACACAACAAAGACTGATATAATGCAAACCTAAAAGCACACAcaacataaaagtaaataagcgTATGTGTGGTCAAGGGAACAAGATCCCTTTCTggtgttttttatgttaatatattgttGGTGCATTGAAACTTAATTCAGCGTAAGGTAACGTCGTGTGTGTCGTAGGCCTACAACAGCACTGCCCATATATTTCAGCTTCACATGTGTCGACCATGAAAAATTTCCAGTCGGGTGTCTAGATTTTTATCATCTCATGGGCCTCTGTGTTGTCAGATTGACACTTATTTTATTGCCTCAAACAACTTGATAATTGACATTAGTCTTTATGCAAAAGAATAACAGTGACAATGTATGCTTTAATGTGTTACAAGTTGCACccagaaaacaaatatattggccataacaaagaaaaagtattttctgCTATGTTGCCTGCTTGGTAAAAAGTAGGGTgtgaaaagatgggacacctataacacataatatccaaacatcctgatcgcgttttaagcgaataacaacggtttattagggtcgtaaagatacggttttataatcctttcaattttctttgtttagtactaaATGGcaagagaaaatagagtgaaggGATATCCCATCTTGCTCATCCTACTTTaacaacaatgtttgtttCGAATCCAACGCAAGTAATATCAATATACCATTATTACCAATTTCTTCATGTAATGGTTTTGGGCATCCACTGGCAATATAAGGTCTAATCTAAAGAGTATGCTTGCTTTAGATGTATGACAGGACCACTCAGCAACCAGCAGTTGTACATTTGATGGTcaatccggcgccgtggcatagtggttatcgcgcctgcctctaaccgaCAGGTAACCTAGTAGGAGGCCttgtttgtattatatgtATAGTTACCATAGGtcccttttttattataaaatatttttttttataatactgttGTCTCCTATGAAccagaatattttattaaaacgtcCTTTTTCAGTAGaatggggaaaaatgggacacccttcatttcattttctcctcacatttgttagtaaacaaagaacaaaaagCTATAAAACTGCtctcttacgactcccatagaccgttaataattgtttaaaaaaacgtttagtatacttggatattatgtgctaaaagtatcctatatcttcctccaccctactataagatGTTTTATGCAAAAGCGAGATAAAATCTAAAATCTCTAAAACGTTTTGTTTGCGTTGCTTGTAAAATGAGCATGTTAcagtaagttattttaaaaaaaagtaaacagaaGAGTTTTGATGCAATTTACTTTGTACAGCATACTAGCATACCTACATTAATTTCGGCATTACGTGTATAATACGGCATTGAAACACCAGAttgtttacagttaaataCAACGGTGCATAATGTATGTGTTTACGCTTGTGTAGATGACTCATATTTCTTGTGCCACGGCTGGTGCCACTCCGGGTGAATTTGGAAGTCGTAATACGGTTCTCTTGGTACAGGGGCGAACATGGGCGAGTAATCAGTGATGTGAAAGTGTGGTCCTTCTTTGGGGAGACTTCGGGGTGGAGATTTACGAAGACACTCAATCAACTTTTGAACCGATTTTGATTCTGAAATATTTGTTCGTTGAAAGAATAAACTGCCACTTACTTTTTTGCGTGTCAAGGTAACGtctattttataacaataccatgtatatatagtaggataggaaCATAtatgacttttttaaatatttttttataagacaTCCATTTTATAatagacaaaaaaatgttacagcgttattcgacagtattctcaCGGTCCAACAAAGTGCGCGGCAAAGGAAGTTACTGTTGTTAttaagtatagtaggatggggaagatgggacacctgttcattctattttctcttccaatttatttcttccaaaaatttaaaattcaatacattgttatcatacaataacatgttttactttttgttaaacacaaaTGAGTTTCATAGTGAactatttaatgcaaatattttttttacatttgggAGTTGAACTAGATCACCTGGTCAAACATAATGTGGCTTTGTGATAGGCTAACTTTATAAGTGTGGACGAGACAGATATAATGCATAGAAATTAGAACTGTATTTCACACAATGCGTCTTTATTTGttatagtatccaaatattgaTGTATGTGTGCAGTTAAGTAATAAATGTGCAATAAgctaatatacataaacattttatgtattCTTTGTCAAACTTTACTattctttgtaaaactagAATGTTGCAACCCCCAATAGGTTTATTTGCAATATAACAGCAGTGGCGttgcttttataaaaatgtagtgGTTGCGACGTACAAAAGGGACCAGgcgtatatttttttaatgatacAAAAACACCTAAAAGCGGGTAATTTGTGAAATTTGGGTACCTtaaattagtgcatgtccgaTGTGGCCACGATATTCactacatagtggacatagcgaaCATGGTGCACATAGCGGACGTAGCCGACGTAGCGGACATAGTGAactgaatattgtggacataacGAACTTGCAATAATTAAACGGACCGGtaacattttagtcatttaataagggtaatttttatatcattttgcaaaaaatgtattaaaagattaataaaagctattttacaccttcccacaaaaagaaaacgcaaacaaaacttgaagttcgtttaaacccaatGGGCtatcttatattttttctaaagatGTTTGACAGGGTAAATGTAAGCCATTTTACGCTTGCAACAAAACATAGTTGTCCAAACACATTGAAAAGTCAGGGTGTTTGCTTGATTTTAGACTCACAATAGCAGCAGTGAGACCACTTGGTGTTTCTTTCACCGATTTAAATTATACGTGTCCATCCATTAGAGCTGTGCTCTCTTGtcaattattattaagttagtCTTCTGATATAGAAACGAAAGTGAATATAAACATGGGGCTAGACAAAGAATGCTTAagcttaatttttattaatgcGTACAATATCATTTCGTGTATAGTGTTCGTGTATTTCTATTAAATTTActtataaatcaaatttaacaacGATTTTAACCTGTCCCGTCTGGTCTTGTGTGTTTCAGAATaggtaaaattacacctggTGTGCAAATCGATAAACAACTTCTCGTGTGTTTTCATAGATTTATTTGAATTATCATTTAATAAagatgatagtactaattttTGTTATCCCACCAAAACCAtatctattttttgtttctttatatattttttgtattggtCAATTTGTGCTTAGAGATATCGTCTTCCCCAACTCTACTATATGCAACTTTTGGAGAGATTGTGGTTTATGTACCCCATGGCTGACAATATGTACAATTCTATAGTGAATACTTATATACACAAACCAGGTTATAGAATGGAGCAATTGCGGGTGTGTTCAGTCACATCGGTTCTCccaagttgtttatttattatttaatcaatTCGAAGAGGACGAGCGATTGTAAACTGTCGTGAGCTATAccattatttatatatgtatttaatacGGAGCACAACGAAACGTTCCAGAAGCTCGATACAAGTGTATCTTTACCTAAACAGCATTCCAACCATGCTTGAGGTGCAGCGGGAGACAAATTAGCTTATTAATCGTCGTAAATACAATTGGCGATGTACAGTCAACACACATATAAACTACCTTGATTTCCGGCTTTTTTAATCCAGCGCGTCGACGAATATATCTCTCTAAT encodes:
- the LOC100186503 gene encoding uncharacterized protein LOC100186503 isoform X1; this translates as MAISKTFYCQLADVCGHILIILANWCVTMSFVEANMWHFTAPGTSGFSLWAAALFVSCTCITPLFVCITALRNHRPNPEVIFTLSTFAPCVLLVVSSETLGESPSARTWLLGTAVALIPFVTMWVVTKPTQGSFQRNTMFNRFSCSGVIANCCITKEENKWKGNERLADEFLAAVFLVMMVRWCSSSMNVFYETWQAPSILLMFVLAHRVPIYVIQTRSRCSAVRTDNPSRKSTGSTVAENSEVTYSRSEKVVSFEKTRNPPDVTIKSYFSETSTAYVSNTFEIENPKCYTACYQMLVLCVSMVTGLAIGAILMVFLWIFSSPSLPCRLGEKSPYPNGVIILVLFAIGVVIGVARPWNMISTNQGKKCSSSFQILRNKRLAPISLTALITILLASASAMIIHGGQLGLAFPGSCLICLILPTTLVISFDACWVIFRFQENTVFFNLLPGIVAWFTGLGFTLLHIAFILFINPKISLIFFGRMDVILGLKIALVSSASILSILIDTRLHPKQMSPSITNKLAPSSCSEYIKGKCRNNIKPVIIVAITLFVLCVGLAVGTSLSSHQCQIQHQETMKQFTKREYPRFSQDTLIVTSWNVQFGHDLNGRDNLPCIYTILNKMQPDIIGLQESDALPAYWGGKDILAYLKNSLDGMKEYPGVHPLKSSLGVGILTKRNVINHTAHILPSDKKNRKLPHYTMTHTEFRLNTSTTSNLTLHVFNLHGVFKNWTSPPLSNMSRIQLEWIADEVRKLDTYVPVIVMGDFNLNPFEPELNILRTDLDLKCSVHFGMDPHLYESTLLNRFAVVDHIFYRGLRLLDSHTLNETGTISDHHPVYARFSLLS
- the LOC100186503 gene encoding uncharacterized protein LOC100186503 isoform X2; this translates as MAISKTFYCQLADVCGHILIILANWCVTMSFVEANMWHFTAPGTSGFSLWAAALFVSCTCITPLFVCITALRNHRPNPEVIFTLSTFAPCVLLVVSSETLGESPSARTWLLGTAVALIPFVTMWVVTKPTQGSFQRNTMFNRFSCSGVIANCCITKEENKWKGNERLADEFLAAVFLVMMVRWCSSSMNVFYETWQAPSILLMFVLAHRVPIYVIQTRSRCSAVRTDNPSRKSTGSTVAENSEVTYSRSEKVVSFEKTRNPPDVTIKSYFSETSTAYVSNTFEIENPKCYTACYQISPSLPCRLGEKSPYPNGVIILVLFAIGVVIGVARPWNMISTNQGKKCSSSFQILRNKRLAPISLTALITILLASASAMIIHGGQLGLAFPGSCLICLILPTTLVISFDACWVIFRFQENTVFFNLLPGIVAWFTGLGFTLLHIAFILFINPKISLIFFGRMDVILGLKIALVSSASILSILIDTRLHPKQMSPSITNKLAPSSCSEYIKGKCRNNIKPVIIVAITLFVLCVGLAVGTSLSSHQCQIQHQETMKQFTKREYPRFSQDTLIVTSWNVQFGHDLNGRDNLPCIYTILNKMQPDIIGLQESDALPAYWGGKDILAYLKNSLDGMKEYPGVHPLKSSLGVGILTKRNVINHTAHILPSDKKNRKLPHYTMTHTEFRLNTSTTSNLTLHVFNLHGVFKNWTSPPLSNMSRIQLEWIADEVRKLDTYVPVIVMGDFNLNPFEPELNILRTDLDLKCSVHFGMDPHLYESTLLNRFAVVDHIFYRGLRLLDSHTLNETGTISDHHPVYARFSLLS